Genomic segment of Ailuropoda melanoleuca isolate Jingjing chromosome 1, ASM200744v2, whole genome shotgun sequence:
ccctaatcccaagagaggcacttaatgactgcgccactttccggaacgctgtgatcacgccctaatcccaagagaggcacttaatgactgcgccactcaggcgcgctgagttgtgggcttcttgatttttcagcctgccttctgggggaggggcctgccacgccggtacacaggaaaccctgtttgggtagagtctccgtgtcccctgtgaggggggatggggatgggcacccagtgagccggtatttccaggcttttgttctctggcggctttccctagcggtcttctgtgcctcttctgagagtcggagcagcagcggctgaaattcagcctctgtctcagaacagagggattgtggtccgttctccactgatgttctggccactttaactctgtttctgttggtgctgctcaaccctgcagcgtcctgggatgtgcgccccacacccggcgtcccagccctcacttccagggccggtgcgtctctgttctttatgtttctaaccccgccagtcgccagccgccccgcgcgcgttcccggagctcccggtctcagtctggatccagtgagcacactggagttccggagctccgtgagatgcttggtagcgcgcgcccccggctcacggtctccgtctgctgtctcaagggtgtgggtccgtggtccgcccgctcccccatgcaggtggctaccgtttcccggggccctgacacagcggctccctcccccttcagtttatcttccgatatctgtgcgcggtttcacagctctctgcttcgtacctcaatactcagccctggagatgttcatttgtagagatccagatgtatcttcctgcgtctcaggctgattccgtggatgttcctgctggtctggtacctatccagctcaactcgggaccggctgaaaaaggagtcccctactcctccgccatcttaactcctcccctatCAAAATATTctaactcggggcgcctgggtggcacagcggttaagcatctgcctttggctcagggcgtgatcccggcgttatgggatcaagccccacatcaggctcctccgctaggagcctgcttcttcctctcccactctccctgcttgtgttccttctctcgctggctgtctttatctctgtcaaataaataaataaaatctaaaaaaaaaaattctaactctCAATTTAGTGGCCTTTCTATGACATCATGATTTGGGGGAATGAATGAACAcagcattttttctttaattatatttccatagTTCTATATTTCTGGGAAGGTCAGAGGACAAAAGACtctgaaatggcataaagcaagtCCAGGATAAACAGTGTTGTGGAACCACACAGTTTTGGAGATGAACCTCAGCCATCAGATTCAAACCCCAAATCTTAGGAAAAGTGACATACATAAGTTCAGTGTCCTGTTTTTAGTTGTCTAGCATGTGCAGAGCATTGGGCAATTAACTCGGTGGGCCACAGAAAGAAGTCATATTGCATTTCCATAATATTCTTGAAATCTAATAGGTGTAGAAAGCTTGTAGGCCTGTATAAAGTAATATATAAGGTAAAATGGATTAGAGCTAAGGTAGTGACACAGTCAGTATTTTGGGGAGTTCGTAGGAGGGAATGCTCCTTTCTTGCTGGAGGCATTTTAGAAGGTAGGTTGCAAGAGTGGTTGTTTTATCTTGGCTTTGAAAGCCCTATTTGTGGTCCTTTATCCCTTTTGAGAATATGGATACCTATGGATCAtcctttcagtttaaaaaatgtgaagaatttaCTCACATGATTTTGCTTATAGCTTGAAAGTGTTCTCAAACCTGTGGAAGGCTGTAGGTAGATATCCATACCTAGGGGTCTCCCCCAGGTTCTGAACAATTGGTGTGAAGGTCGGACAGATAATGGAGTGGGAAGAAGGTAACTTTTAGGAGGAAAGAATGGTGTGAGCTAAGGCATGAAAACTTGAAACCATAAAGTATATTTGAGAAATTGTGTCATGCTGTTTTCCAGGACTGTAGGGTATATGAGAAGTGTAGGGAGCAGTAAGAACAGGAATGGCATTGAAATGAGGGGATTATGAGAGGCCTTGATTATAGATGGTCAATTAAGGTATTATTTGATAGGCATTTATGAGGAATTTAAGGTTTTTGAGCAGGATGGTGGGGTAGAACAAGATAAAGTTACTCTATTAGGATGATAATTTTAATCACAGTATTAGAAAAATTGGAATgagtaggaaaggaagacagacatGGTAGGAAAATGTAATAATCAAGCATTGGTTGATGAGAACTTTATTTTCATAGCAGTGGGAAGATAAAAGTGACAGTCAAGACATTGAGAGACCGAGAACTGGTCTTGATTACctgatggagagacagaggagagggaacacTTAAAGAACTCTGAGACTTTGAGACTGGGCAACTAACAAAAAGGTTTTGTCCTTAAAACTaaggagggagagggcaaggggattaaaatgaaattctgacaacAATCTTACagttcttatccccattttatatttgagaaaagcAAGGCGGAACGTTTAGAATTTGTCTAAAATCACACTGTTCAGTAAGCAGATGTTCGGGGCTGATGGGGAACATTTGAGTGTCTCCTGTCCAGAGGTATTGTAGTGTCTTTGTTTTGGTACTGTTTGTACTTCAGCTGTACAATAAGTCGATCCTGAGgtgtactctttttatttttttttaacgtaagctttacacccaacttggggctccagcTCAGGACCCTCAAGAGGTatatgctctacccactgagtcagccaggtgcccctgaggtgTACTCTTAATCTAAGGAGCCCGTAGTTCATTTGTGCATGTGGTGTGGAGAAATGTTCTGCACATGTATTCCGGCCTGGAATGTCACTCTaacacttactagctctgtgaccttaagcaggttatttaacctctgtaCCTTATTCATATGTAAGGTGGGGATGATAATAACAGCACTGTTTCATAGGATGTTATAAAAATTTAGTGATTGAATAAATTAGCCtagtattttttaagtgaaataaagaagTATACTTTGAGTGTCTGCTTTGTCCTGGTCACCATGCTAGGTCCTGGGGATGTAATAAGATGGGCTGGGAGACATATTCAGGTGAGGAGGTAGGTGATATGTGGCCTCTTTATCATAAGACTACATATAAAAGTTAGAACAGCCGTCATCTATCAGTAACCAGTGTATTGGTGAGACTGGCTGGATCCTCTTAAAGCAGTTTCTAAACTTGCGGCTCCCGGAGCTGGAAGACAATCATTAAAGTATCTCGTCGAAGTCTCTATGTAGACCTGCACTGTCTATTTCATTAGCCATTATTCACATGTGACtattgaaatttaattaattataattaagtgTAAATAAAAATTCAGCTCCTCAGTCACTTCAGTCACATTTCTAGTGCTCACTAGCCAGATTTGCTAGTAGCTACCTTATGAGATGGCGTAGATACAGGGCATGTCTGTCATAGAAGGTTCCATTGCATGTGCTGATCTAGAAGAAAACTGGGTCTGTGACAACAAACATCATTAACAAGTTCTTAAATTAGAGCTGTCTCTatttttttgtggaaattttATAACATAAGTAAGGCCCTATACTTCTATCGTAGTCGTATGTGAAAATATTATTACCCTTAATGCAGTTCTCACTTGcaaagttttgtttattgttcattGGTAGGTGGGCAGTAACATGACAAACACAGAATTTATGCAAAGAATTAGTTACAGCTAATTGGCCCCACTGCTGGTCCGTGATGCTATATTTATCTTCCAAAGCACAACTCttaatattgtcattttattgcttagtaaataaaatagaaactccCAGACTTAACATTCCAGGCCTCCCATGACCTGGGTCCTGCTGGGTTTTTCCATCTAGATGGCTTATATTCTCCACATACAGTTAGTTCTTTATTACCTCCGTATCTTTGCTTTTTCAGTCTTAGAATGTATGAAATTAAAATCTGACTCAAATGCATGATAAGTCACGAATGccacctttttaaaatgaaatttttccgAATTAGCTCAGCAAAAGTGTGATCTCAGCTTGAGTAGCTGTTTGATAAACTGTGTCTTTGAAGCTTATCAATAGCTCTTATAGCACAAATGTTTctaaacatgttattttttttcctaaatagcAAAATCTCTGAGGGTAGGAAATTGCTGCTGCTTTGTTCGGCCTCTGTTGTAGAGATTTAAAGTTACGAAGACCTTTTAGAAGCCATTTAGTGGTGCCTGATTTAAATCAGGTAATAAAAATAGATAAGGCTTACTGACCACTGTGTCACcacactatgtgccaggtactatgttAAGTGGAACGTGAGCATTATCTCTGTAGTTCTCATAACACCACAATTAGGTAGGACCTTTAGTTTTAGATGTGGAAACTAAAATTTAGAGTGCTTCATGCCTTGCTCCAGTTTATGCAGTTTTAATACATTATAGAGCTGACATTCAAACAGAAGCAGTCACTGATTCCAGGAGCCCATGGACTTAGCCATCATATCTTACTGCAATTTAGACCTCAAGAGATTCTGACTTGATAAACATCCTTGATACTCCAAACTTTGCATGTTAGAAGTTTGAAGTTGCCTTGTTTAtgtgaaacataaaaaaagtttGAGTTGAAATTCAAGCAGATAcactttttttcagaaagagtATTTTTTCCCATGTGAGTACTTTTAAAAGATCCATTGAAACTTGATGgtaaaagtaattttgtttttgtaaactaGTGGATAAGGCGAGTTTTTACCTGCTCATTTACACAACAGGGCATCTGGTGGACCCGTTGATACTGGCCCAGAGTACCAGCAAGACCTGGAGAGGGAGCTTTTTAAGCTTAAGCAAATGTATGGTAAAGCAGACATGAATACATTCCCGGACTTCAAATTTGAAGGTAAGTGTCTTTAATCATGGATTCAGTCTTGTGGAAGATTATTTTAAGTTGATCGTATTTCTGCTTTTACTTCCTTGAATTGTTCAGAGGATTAAATGACAttcacacaaaataaatttcttaggACAGTGACGTTTACATGACAAGCTCTGGTGTAAATGTTTGCCATTGGTATAGGAGAGCATAGAGCAGGTTAAATGGTGGGAATCTGAGATCAAACTCCCTGATCTTGAATCTTAACAAGATCACTATGAGGTGTGTGATCTTGGATAGGTAACTGGTGACCATTCTCGCCTGATATTTGGGGAGAATTACATCTTCTTTGTGGCTGTCgtaattaaatgacataatgtaTGTGAAATCAGTAAATAGAGAGCCTGGTTTATAATAAGTGCAGAGTAAATCTTTAGCAATTATTATGTTTCCATGTAGGTGTTTAAAAACAgtattcactaaaaaaaaaaacaacagaagattGATGAGTTAAATATTAGAGCCTTCTAGATAATGCGTCTTATTGCCATATGGCTAAGCttgaaccttttttttccttttcttagatcCTAAGTTTGAAGTCATCGAAAAACCCCAGTCCtgaagaaataatgtaaaatttatttggtAATTTGTTCCTAGATTAGTTGTACAACTGGTCAGAATAAACATACATTTCTCAACTGTCAAATGTTCTTTTAATTCTgattccaaataaattatttggtgATGTTGGGTGTGCAGTTGAGTGTATTGAATTCTGTGTCTCggcatcatttttaaattctcccaTTTGGTTATAATGAATCAGGTGGAAACCTTGCATAAATTGGCTACAAGTTGCCCATAACCCGCCAGACTCTTCTCAGTGTGCAGGACTACCCTTTTAGTCGTGGAGACTTACTGCCTGGGGGGAGCCACCCTGACCGAAGGAATGTTTGCTGCAGAAGGATATTACATCCGCTCCCAGAATATAAAGAAATGGCTTATAAATCTTTTTCATAGCTTTTCCAGGAAACTCGAGGTAAGTTTGAATATACACAGGAACATCCATTGTGTTTTAACTACTATCTCCTCAAATGTTAACTGCTTTTATCCTAATAGCCCAggtccttcctcttcccttgcaGTTTATGATCAGAGGCTATTACTGTGCTCCgcagacagaggaaggaaagctgagagcagggtgggggttcTACAAAGGAACCTGCTTTGAAAGATGAAGCTGTGTGGTGTGGTTTAGCCCAAGTGATGGAAGACCCAGCAGATAATGCACCAGACAGGTGGCataacaggtacatgaaaatttCAGTTACTGTAGATGGCTCTTAAGGAAGTTATATTTCTTAAGAAGGAAACCAGCTGTGCCTTTTCATATCTGACAATCTCTCTGACACGTGTCAATAAGTATGGATGTTAATAAacctttaaagattaaaaaaaaatgaaatcctagaACAGCCTTCTTTATGAGTTTAGCTCACTTAAAAagaggatggggcacctgggtggcacagcggttaagcgtctgccttcggctcagggcgtgatcccggcgttatgggatcgagccccacatcaggctcctccgctaggagcctgcttcttcctctcccactctccctgcttgtgttccttctctcgctggctgtctctgtctctgtcaaataagtaaataaaaaatcttaaaaaaaaaaaaaaaaaaaaagagggacagatTTTTACTGTGGTGTGCCCATTCTAGCTGAAATCAAACCCACTTAGGAATACCTTTCCCAAGATTTGTAACTATTTCCTAATGATACAGCTGTGATTAAACTAGTAAGATGTGCAGAATTGGAATTGGGGAGGGTAAAGCAATAGGAAGAAACGGCCCAGTTTCTTCAAATGATGCTAAGCAATGACAGTTCACTTGaactacttttatttaaataattgtagACATTGAAACGATTAAATGTTTGATTATGGTATTATTTAAAGGTAATTGAGGAAGTCAGGTTGCTCAGGTCCTTTCTCTAACCTCCCCTGAAACAACTCCACCCACCTGTGGCAGGTGAGTTGCCTTGGGGTCCACAGTGCGACTGCTGGTCTAGAGAAGGGCTTGTCCCTTGTCAGCACACGCTTCACCTCCCTTCTTATTCCCTCACTTCCCCTGCTCGGTTTAGTTGAATTTTACCTTTTATAATTTCACACCTAGTTTctcatacactttttaaaaatctgtcttggAACTATTTGGAGTTTGCTGGAACATGCCAGtctcttcattcattctgtaAACATAAGGATTCTACTTGTGACTGACTATAAGAACACTGTGTTAAGTACCCTACGTCATAGGGCGTTTATTACTAATATTCGACCAGGGAGGTGCTCTTTTGTCCAGCTGGATGTTAAATTCCTCATCTTCCTCAGAGCCCCTTCCTCTTTCTGGTGAGGCTGCCCCAACTCTGCAACTGCAGCCTTTCTCTGCCACGTCAGTCTGCCGGTACACTCCTTATCCAGAACTTCACACCTTCGCTGTTTGCTACAAACCATCTCAACCTTCTAGGTTTTAGTGTTGAAAtggtttttttctcccatgcctggtgttacaggttgaattgtgttcccctaaaattcatttgtggaagtcctaacccccagaaccttACAATGGGGTTATATTTGGGGATAAGACTTTTAAAGGGGATTAAGTAAAAATTAGGTCTTTAGGGTAGGCCTGAATCCAATCTGACTAGCGTTCCTATAAGGAAGAGGAGATCTGAGATGAAGAAAGGTACAGAGAACTGGAAAGGGACATAATGTCTGTTACTTACCTAgtgttacctttatttttttttattattatcactattattattttttagattttatttatttattggacagagagagacacagcaagagagggacaccagcagggggagtaggagagggagaagcagcccaatgcgggggctccatcccaggaccctaggatcatgacctgagccaaaggcaggcgcctaacggctgagccaccaggcgcccctaacaataataataataacctaaGAGGGCTTCTGTTTCaggcaatatttatttatttaaatccatCTAGTGtaggattttttggttttggcgATTAGTAGTTCTCCTTTGCTGCTTTCTGTAGTAGGCCTATAAATGCTTGCTCTCTCTGGTTAGGTGCTGTGTGTAAAAGTTCTTAGGGGGCTCTGTGGGCTAGGAGGTCTTCCCATTGCACAGGTTACCCTAAGAGGGAGGTCCACTCCAACTCCATCTCTTCCAAACTCCCCTCTGTGGGACAGTCCTGTATCAGATGTTTTATCTCAGTAAGACACTGGCCAGAGGCTCAAGGCCCACTACTTTCAATGATGCCTACTTGACCATTGGAAATTCATATATCCTTGCTGGGAAAATAGGTGCTTCTCCATTCCCctgctgtctttcttttttttttttttttttttttaaatttttttttttttaatttttttttttcgacagaagatagagacagctagcgagagagggaacacaagcagggggaatgggagaggaagaagcaggctcctagcagaggactggtgtggggctcgatcccataacgccgggatcacgccctgagccgaaggcagacacttaaccgctgtgccacccaggtgcccctccctgctgtcttTCTTAATAGCTTTTTCCAGCACTTTCTCCCTGCTCAAATAGCTATTTCCTTCTTGGCAGGCACCCTCAGTTTTTGCAAGTGATTCTCTTTAAAATACTCTGTATTTGATTTGGAAGATGAGTCAGGTAATAGAACATATAACTTGGACAAATTCATTTTGTCTCACAGTTTGGACAATTCATTCTCTCTCCATTACTCCTCATCCTCAAGCAATCCATACACACTTCATATGAGCTTGTGTGATAGGGTAAAAGGAGAGGACTGGAGTAATGATTTCAGGGTAGCGCCATTATCTTCATGAACATCAAAGGGAGTATTTGTACCCAAATTGTTTATGGTTTTCTTTAGAAAGTGGGGTACTTATTGTCAGCCTTGGGCCAACAGAAGATGTCCCAATCAACGTTCTGTTAACACGAATGTATCATATCTTTATGTATAATACTTTTCTCATATTCTTTGCTATTTGTTATcctaaaatttagaaaaacaattttcttgaCCTATAGTAACTTTAGTATAATTTTGctaattaaatatttggaaggaaaTTGAGTTTGAGAATGAAAAGTCACATGGCAAGGGCAACTTGAGAAATCCAACCAGGGATTTTAGGAAGCTTCAGTTTTTACACCATCTTTAGGAAGCACATACAAGTAGCacatttaatgttaaaaatatcatGAAGTGGACCTTTAAATCAATCCGCCCTCAGTCTTAGAGAATTTTAGCAGGTCCTTTGTTGACACAACTATTCACTTATTTTGAGAACGTTTTCTTAGTAGTAGGCATAAAGACATTTTATACTGTAGTATGTCTTGGTACTTTTAAACTTgggcaaataaaaatatggcatatttttaaaagtcatgaaCAAGTAAATAGAAAGTGTTAAAGTCAGCTGAGGAAATCTAAAAGACCTTAGTGGCTTTATTTGACAATttatgaatcaggcagcatccagtCTAACAAATAGAAAAGTGCCCAGAAGAGCTATACGGAATTACTTTCATAGGCAGAAAGGAAGTTACAAGTAGAATGGCTTGGCTGTGGCAAagtcatcttcctttgggggactGGAAGGGTCTATGGGGCAGATTACCGACTGGCCTGACCAGGCAATTTCAGATTGACTGGTTTTAGATTCTACTCCTGGaagaggttgaaactgcagttaagCTTGGTATTGAAGTTTTGGTTTGGTGATAGTACAAATTTTAGAGtatgttgtctctttttttaacagtattaacaaataaaaatgtatagttTACTTTGAATTTCCCAACCAGTTATTACTACTAAAAGTGTTCCAAACTCTTACAGAACAAAGGATGGAAAAttggaaacaagaaacaaagattggaaaattaaattttaaaacttgaatgtTGGAAAAATATCTTAAGATCTTTTTAAGAACTGTGGGGAAATGGATGCCTAAAGAAcaaaggagtgggagaagagggaaaggatttCTGTCCAGCTTTAATGGAGCAATAATGTGTGTCACTTTGCATAATAAATGAACTGCATTATAATAACATTGCAGAATGCGatactttattataaagaatCTAAATCTGTGGAGAAACTTTATCAGTTTTTTTAGTTGCCCTTTCACAAGTgctcttggtttttaaaaattcagcatttATTAGATACCAACTGCATATCAGATACTGTTTAATACATGCATAAGtgtattatgaaataaaaaccaataatTGCCATAAAAAATCAACCAAGTGCTatggagactcagagaagaaTCTTCTTCCAGCAGGGGGAATGAGGGAAAGCCTCATGGAGAAAGTGAAATTTGAGCTGTCCCTTAAAGAGTAAATGGAATTTACCCATTTTGTTGATCTGGAGAATCAGCATTCCATAGGAGGAAAACgttgtgtttttgaaaaaatgacCTTAATTCAGTTCGATGGGTACATAAGGCAACCAAAGTAGAACAGTGGAACATTTGGCTAGATAGGTAGGTTGTGACAATATGACAAGATGtgtatggggtggggaggggggacctTTGAACTCCAGGCTAAGGAGTTTAGCCCTTGGTAATGGAAAAGAGTGGAAGATTTTTAGAATGGGATTGACATTGTTCAAGAGTGTAATCTGGCGGGTCACTGAGATAGAAGTCATGACTAATAGAGTATTTGAGGGGGGAAGATCCCAGAAGATAAAACTTGAGATAGTAACAAAGGCCTGAGGTGAAAAGGATGAAAGCAACGACAGTCCTGGAATGAGCCAGTGCAGGGTGGAGGGGATGAAtcgggggagggagaaggtggacAGATTTAGAAATAGGAAGGGCAAGAGTAGGAGTGCTTGCCCTagaatttaaatgtattcatCATGGTTAgcttcaatattaaaaaaaataagattagacACTTGGGCATCCGTGGTGAGGGGAGAGTGGATGAGACCGGAGGGCCCACCACAGCACTGGGACTGGGCggtggggacagggaaggcaGAGCAATGTTAACAAGCTGTGAGCCCAGGGAGGGTCAACTTGCCAGAGGTTAGTTACTAAGGGTGAACGGAAGGTGTGGCACGACAGAACTGAAGAATTTAAAAGGAAGGTGTGTTGGAGGCAAGCAATGAAACATCTTGTGTGAAACATCCTGGATCCGATGGACCTGGGTCTTGTAAACCTGAGTCCT
This window contains:
- the ATP5PF gene encoding ATP synthase-coupling factor 6, mitochondrial, encoding MILQRLFRFSSLIRSAVSVHLRRNIGVTAVAFNKELDPVQKLFVDKIREYRTKRQASGGPVDTGPEYQQDLERELFKLKQMYGKADMNTFPDFKFEDPKFEVIEKPQS